The Haloarcula sp. H-GB4 genome contains a region encoding:
- a CDS encoding phosphoenolpyruvate hydrolase family protein — protein MEYTREESLLRLRETVEQGEPIIGAGAGTGISAKFAERGGVDLLIIYNSGRYRMNGRGSLAGLLPYGDANEIVCEMGHEVIPVVEDTPVLAGVNGTDPFRQMDVFIEDLKRRGFSGVQNFPTVGLIDEDSGFRQNLEETGMGYDKEVDMIREAASQDMLTCPYVFSETQAREMAEAGADVIVSHMGLTTSGDIGAETALDLEAAAERVQAHHDAAKDVNEDVLVICHGGPIAWPDDAAYVLEHTDGVVGFFGASSIERLPTEEAIENQAREFKGIDIQ, from the coding sequence ATGGAATACACACGTGAGGAGTCGCTCTTGCGACTTCGAGAGACAGTCGAGCAAGGAGAGCCGATAATCGGTGCCGGTGCGGGGACAGGAATCTCCGCGAAGTTCGCCGAGCGCGGCGGTGTCGACCTGCTCATCATTTATAACTCCGGCCGCTACCGAATGAATGGGCGCGGGTCACTCGCCGGGCTACTCCCGTACGGTGACGCAAACGAGATCGTTTGTGAAATGGGCCACGAGGTCATCCCAGTCGTCGAAGACACGCCGGTGCTTGCGGGCGTCAACGGCACTGATCCGTTTCGGCAAATGGACGTGTTCATCGAAGATCTAAAACGGCGAGGGTTCTCCGGAGTGCAGAACTTCCCGACAGTCGGCCTCATCGACGAGGACAGCGGGTTCCGGCAGAACCTCGAGGAGACCGGGATGGGCTACGACAAGGAAGTTGACATGATCCGAGAGGCGGCCAGTCAGGACATGCTCACTTGCCCGTACGTGTTCAGCGAGACACAGGCCCGTGAGATGGCCGAGGCGGGCGCTGACGTCATCGTCTCACACATGGGGCTGACGACATCCGGCGACATCGGTGCGGAGACGGCACTCGATTTGGAAGCGGCAGCCGAGCGGGTACAGGCCCATCACGATGCTGCGAAGGACGTGAACGAAGACGTCCTCGTTATCTGTCACGGCGGCCCGATTGCGTGGCCTGATGACGCTGCGTACGTCCTCGAACATACCGACGGCGTCGTCGGCTTCTTCGGAGCCTCCAGCATTGAGCGGCT